A genomic window from Arthrobacter globiformis includes:
- a CDS encoding putative quinol monooxygenase has protein sequence MSAPIDLQATFIPNDGEFYRVKLALEIAIDEVVNEPGCIRYELTEATEEKLVLTERWESEEALDAHSKGIALQDLNESLSALLAEPVQVERL, from the coding sequence ATGAGTGCACCCATCGACCTGCAGGCCACGTTCATCCCCAACGACGGCGAGTTCTACCGTGTGAAGCTCGCCCTGGAAATCGCCATTGACGAGGTAGTCAACGAGCCCGGCTGCATCCGCTACGAGCTCACCGAGGCGACGGAGGAGAAGCTGGTCCTGACCGAGCGGTGGGAGTCGGAAGAGGCCCTCGACGCGCACTCCAAGGGCATCGCCCTGCAGGACCTGAATGAATCCCTCAGCGCCCTCCTGGCCGAACCGGTCCAGGTGGAACGCCTCTAG
- a CDS encoding thioredoxin family protein produces the protein MATVDITGEQFASTIEGNDIVLVDFWAEWCGPCRQFAPTYSAVSEKHPDVVFAKVDTEAEQQLAAEAGISSIPTLMAFREKVLVFSQPGALAAPQLEQVIDAVKALDMEEVHAHVARSQAEAAAAAGNSAKTAGPQDGSQIPDF, from the coding sequence ATGGCTACCGTCGACATCACAGGTGAACAGTTCGCATCGACCATCGAGGGCAACGACATTGTCCTGGTGGACTTCTGGGCTGAATGGTGTGGCCCGTGCCGCCAGTTTGCTCCCACGTACTCCGCCGTGTCTGAGAAGCACCCGGACGTCGTCTTCGCGAAGGTGGACACCGAGGCGGAGCAGCAGCTGGCAGCGGAGGCGGGCATCTCCTCGATTCCCACGCTGATGGCATTCCGCGAGAAGGTGCTCGTCTTCTCGCAGCCGGGTGCGCTGGCCGCCCCGCAGCTCGAGCAGGTCATCGACGCCGTCAAGGCGCTCGACATGGAGGAAGTCCACGCGCACGTGGCCCGCTCCCAGGCCGAGGCCGCCGCAGCGGCGGGCAACAGCGCCAAAACTGCCGGGCCCCAGGACGGCTCGCAGATCCCCGACTTCTAA
- a CDS encoding VOC family protein produces the protein MGGVVHFEIPADDQDRARNFYNQALGWRIDPMPEMDYNVVITTPMDEKSGRPTEPGAINGGMMARDGELTSPVITVDVEDIDATLRTVEQLGGSVVKPKETIPGMGHYAYFKDTEGNILGLWENLPADAGGATG, from the coding sequence ATGGGTGGAGTAGTGCATTTCGAAATCCCGGCGGACGACCAGGACCGGGCCAGGAACTTCTACAATCAGGCCCTCGGCTGGCGGATCGACCCCATGCCGGAGATGGACTACAACGTGGTGATTACCACGCCGATGGACGAAAAGAGCGGCAGGCCCACAGAGCCGGGCGCCATCAACGGCGGCATGATGGCCAGGGACGGGGAGCTGACATCGCCCGTCATTACCGTGGACGTTGAGGACATCGACGCGACGCTGCGCACGGTCGAGCAGTTGGGCGGTTCCGTGGTGAAGCCGAAGGAGACCATCCCGGGCATGGGCCACTACGCGTACTTCAAGGACACCGAGGGCAACATCCTGGGGCTGTGGGAGAACCTTCCCGCTGATGCCGGCGGTGCTACCGGCTGA
- a CDS encoding DNA-3-methyladenine glycosylase family protein, with translation MTIADAPARLAAAADASLRWHPGGPYDLHRTLGILMRGNGDPSFSSRPDGLWMAFTTPEGPVTLRLTVTDDRAGGRPGDLAAVVPCVDAQAWGPGSGAALAVVPRLLGEADDWSAFDEPSFAATLPHMVREARRRNPDVRLPSTGRMVDSLVPTILEQKVTVIEARRGFRYLMYRHGTPAPGTGTIAPPGLLVRPTAEGWLRIPSWEWHKAGVGPQRSATVMRALRSAVALERLASLPAAEAAAKMQTIPGIGMWTAAEVVQRTHGCPDSIAVGDYHLAAYVGAALTGRRTDDAGMLALLEPWTGHRQRVVRMLGLSGFRKPTFGPRMTIQDHRGH, from the coding sequence ATGACCATTGCTGACGCCCCTGCCCGGCTGGCAGCCGCGGCGGACGCGTCCCTCAGGTGGCATCCGGGCGGCCCGTATGACCTGCACCGGACCCTGGGCATCCTGATGCGCGGCAACGGCGACCCCTCCTTCTCCTCGCGGCCGGACGGGCTGTGGATGGCGTTCACGACGCCGGAGGGCCCGGTGACGCTGCGGCTCACCGTGACGGATGACCGCGCCGGTGGCAGGCCCGGGGACCTGGCCGCCGTTGTCCCCTGCGTCGATGCCCAGGCCTGGGGCCCCGGGTCAGGTGCCGCCCTCGCAGTCGTGCCGCGGCTCCTCGGCGAGGCTGATGACTGGTCGGCGTTTGACGAGCCTTCGTTCGCAGCGACGCTCCCCCACATGGTCCGTGAAGCCCGGCGCCGGAACCCCGACGTCCGTCTTCCTTCCACCGGACGGATGGTTGACTCGCTCGTGCCCACCATTCTGGAGCAGAAGGTCACCGTCATTGAGGCGCGGCGGGGTTTCCGCTACCTGATGTACCGGCACGGAACGCCCGCCCCCGGCACCGGCACCATCGCGCCTCCCGGGCTGCTGGTCCGGCCCACCGCCGAGGGGTGGCTCCGCATTCCGTCTTGGGAGTGGCACAAGGCGGGGGTCGGCCCGCAGCGCTCGGCGACAGTCATGCGCGCCCTGCGCTCCGCCGTCGCGCTTGAACGGCTGGCTTCCCTCCCCGCGGCGGAAGCAGCCGCCAAGATGCAGACCATCCCGGGAATCGGGATGTGGACGGCCGCCGAGGTGGTGCAGCGGACGCACGGCTGCCCCGACTCCATCGCGGTGGGCGATTACCATCTGGCCGCATACGTCGGCGCGGCGCTGACCGGACGGCGGACGGACGATGCCGGCATGCTGGCGCTGCTGGAACCGTGGACAGGGCACCGGCAGCGGGTGGTCCGCATGCTCGGCCTGAGCGGCTTCCGGAAGCCCACCTTCGGTCCGCGGATGACCATCCAGGACCACCGCGGCCACTGA
- a CDS encoding AMP-binding protein: MRAYTAGDADVPLLEETIGENFERVVAQFPLHDALIEAAAVPGADARRWSYTKLNDDVDRLARALLALGVAKGERVGIWSPNCAEWTILQYATAKIGAVLVNVNPSYRSHELEFVVKQNGMRTLVTAPSDRNSDYVGMARQTLAGCPDLRELVFLPDFDMEGLDAGVPLGEQELTYAELLKRADAVGHSELKARMAGLDPHDPINLQYTSGTTGFPKGATLTHHNILNNGYSIGELLNYTERDRVVIPVPFYHCFGMVIGNLNALSHGAATIIPGRGFTPAAALEAVQDFGGTSLYGVPTMFIAELALPDFASYDLSTLRTGVMAGSLCPIEVMNRVISEMNMKDVAICYGMTETSPVSTMTRAGDTLQQRTETVGRTMPRLESKIVDLAGEVVERGEIGELCTRGYAVMQGYWNQPDKTAEAIDADGWMHTGDLARMDDDGYVVIEGRMKDMVIRGGENIYPREIEEFLYTHPSIQDVQVIGVPDARYGEELMACIILKPGAEPLDAAAVAEFCRGKLAHYKVPRYVDVRDSFPMTVSGKVRKVEMREEAVARLGL; the protein is encoded by the coding sequence ATGCGCGCTTACACCGCCGGGGACGCGGACGTCCCCCTGCTCGAGGAAACCATCGGCGAGAACTTTGAGCGCGTGGTGGCGCAGTTCCCCCTGCATGACGCGCTGATCGAGGCCGCCGCCGTGCCGGGGGCGGACGCCCGCCGGTGGAGCTACACCAAACTGAACGACGACGTCGACCGCCTGGCCCGCGCACTCCTCGCCCTGGGCGTCGCGAAGGGGGAGCGGGTCGGCATCTGGAGCCCGAACTGCGCGGAATGGACCATCCTGCAGTACGCCACGGCGAAGATCGGGGCGGTCCTGGTCAACGTGAATCCGTCCTACCGCAGCCACGAGCTGGAGTTCGTGGTGAAGCAGAACGGCATGCGGACGCTGGTCACGGCGCCGTCGGACCGGAACAGCGACTACGTGGGAATGGCACGCCAGACGCTCGCCGGTTGCCCCGACCTCCGTGAGCTTGTGTTCCTGCCGGACTTCGATATGGAAGGGCTCGACGCCGGAGTCCCGTTGGGTGAGCAGGAGCTGACGTACGCTGAGCTGCTCAAGCGGGCGGACGCCGTCGGGCATTCCGAACTGAAGGCCCGCATGGCGGGCCTCGACCCGCACGATCCCATCAACCTGCAGTACACGTCCGGAACCACGGGCTTCCCCAAGGGCGCCACGCTCACGCACCACAACATTCTCAACAACGGGTACTCCATTGGCGAGCTGCTCAACTACACCGAGCGCGACCGGGTGGTGATTCCGGTGCCGTTCTACCACTGCTTCGGGATGGTGATCGGCAACCTGAACGCGCTGAGCCACGGTGCCGCGACGATCATCCCGGGACGCGGGTTCACGCCGGCCGCCGCACTGGAGGCGGTGCAGGATTTCGGCGGCACCTCCCTGTACGGGGTTCCCACCATGTTCATCGCCGAGCTCGCGCTGCCCGACTTCGCCTCGTACGACCTCTCCACCCTCCGCACCGGCGTGATGGCCGGCTCGCTGTGCCCCATCGAGGTGATGAACCGGGTGATTTCCGAGATGAACATGAAGGACGTGGCCATCTGCTACGGCATGACCGAGACGTCGCCCGTGTCCACCATGACCCGCGCCGGGGACACGCTGCAGCAGCGGACGGAAACCGTGGGGCGCACCATGCCGCGGCTGGAAAGCAAGATCGTGGACCTGGCCGGGGAAGTGGTGGAGCGCGGCGAAATCGGTGAACTGTGCACCCGCGGCTACGCAGTCATGCAGGGGTACTGGAACCAGCCGGACAAGACTGCCGAGGCCATCGACGCGGACGGCTGGATGCACACCGGCGACCTGGCACGCATGGACGACGACGGGTACGTGGTGATCGAGGGCCGAATGAAGGACATGGTGATCCGCGGCGGCGAGAACATCTACCCGCGCGAGATCGAGGAGTTCCTCTACACGCATCCGTCCATCCAGGATGTGCAGGTGATCGGGGTGCCCGATGCCAGATACGGCGAGGAGCTCATGGCCTGCATCATCCTCAAGCCCGGGGCCGAACCGCTGGACGCGGCGGCGGTGGCCGAGTTCTGCCGCGGCAAGCTGGCTCACTACAAGGTGCCCCGCTACGTCGACGTCCGCGACAGCTTCCCCATGACGGTGTCCGGGAAGGTCCGCAAGGTGGAGATGCGCGAGGAAGCCGTCGCCCGGCTGGGCCTCTGA